The Mycolicibacterium boenickei genome has a segment encoding these proteins:
- the rpsJ gene encoding 30S ribosomal protein S10, whose protein sequence is MAGQKIRIRLKAYDHEAIDASARKIVETVTRTGASVVGPVPLPTEKNVYCVIRSPHKYKDSREHFEMRTHKRLIDILDPTPKTVDALMRIDLPASVDVNIQ, encoded by the coding sequence GTGGCGGGACAGAAGATCCGCATCAGGCTCAAGGCCTACGACCATGAGGCCATTGATGCCTCGGCGCGCAAGATCGTCGAGACGGTCACCCGTACCGGTGCCAGTGTGGTGGGCCCCGTGCCGCTGCCGACCGAGAAGAACGTGTATTGCGTCATTCGGTCGCCGCACAAGTACAAGGACTCGCGGGAGCATTTCGAAATGCGCACCCACAAGCGACTGATCGACATCCTCGACCCGACGCCGAAGACGGTTGACGCGCTCATGCGCATCGATCTGCCGGCCAGTGTCGACGTCAACATCCAGTAG
- a CDS encoding hotdog fold domain-containing protein, with amino-acid sequence MTQPSATYKAWKKLSPLPGGSWAFSAAAMARVPYFASILPHVVRMEPGLAEVTVPKWFYVYNHLHTVHAIASCNAAEMAMGMLMEATVPTTHRWIPKAMNVQYLAKATTSLRATAELAPPDFATITEGTDVVVPVSITDRNGVEVVHADITTWVTPA; translated from the coding sequence ATGACACAGCCCAGCGCCACCTACAAAGCATGGAAGAAGTTGTCGCCGCTACCCGGGGGAAGCTGGGCATTCTCTGCGGCGGCCATGGCCCGGGTGCCCTATTTCGCGTCGATCCTCCCCCACGTGGTCCGCATGGAGCCGGGCCTGGCCGAGGTGACCGTGCCCAAGTGGTTCTACGTCTACAACCACCTGCACACCGTGCACGCCATCGCGTCGTGCAATGCCGCCGAGATGGCGATGGGCATGTTGATGGAGGCCACCGTGCCGACGACGCACCGCTGGATTCCCAAGGCGATGAACGTGCAGTACCTCGCCAAGGCCACTACTTCACTGCGGGCCACCGCAGAGCTGGCACCGCCGGATTTCGCCACGATCACCGAGGGCACCGACGTAGTGGTTCCCGTCAGCATCACCGACCGCAACGGCGTCGAAGTGGTGCACGCCGACATCACCACGTGGGTGACGCCGGCCTAG
- a CDS encoding nuclear transport factor 2 family protein translates to MATPDPQAFAREWVAAWNAHDVDAVLAHFHDDVVFSSPVAARVLPETGGVVRGKDALRHYWTTALAGMPDLHFEVLGTYCGESALVIHYRNQRGGLVNEVLLFDGALVREGHGTYLD, encoded by the coding sequence ATGGCAACACCGGATCCGCAGGCCTTCGCTCGAGAGTGGGTGGCTGCGTGGAACGCGCACGACGTGGATGCGGTGCTGGCGCATTTCCACGACGACGTGGTGTTCAGTTCCCCGGTCGCCGCGCGCGTGCTGCCCGAGACCGGGGGCGTGGTGCGCGGTAAGGACGCGTTGCGGCACTACTGGACGACGGCATTGGCCGGCATGCCGGACCTGCATTTCGAGGTGCTCGGCACCTACTGCGGCGAGTCGGCCCTGGTGATCCACTACCGCAATCAGCGAGGTGGGTTGGTCAACGAGGTGCTGTTGTTCGACGGTGCCCTGGTGCGCGAAGGTCACGGCACCTATCTGGACTGA
- a CDS encoding carboxylesterase/lipase family protein, producing the protein MRSGRGAIALLAVLAMLVAGCVRGGGQALAPPHPLGPTEGHVQGPDPALVRTAAGTLRGTVASDHRLFAGIPYGAAPVGPLRFAAPVAAPGWPGERDATRPGPRCIQDPDSDPERGANTAEDCLNLNVWTPPVSGEKRPVMVWIHGGAFAGGSSGIYDAGRLAAGGDIVVVTINYRLGTLGFLAHPALGIDGNVGNYGLADQQAALRWVRDNIADFGGDPEKVTVAGESAGGMSVCDHLVSPGSAGLFHAAILMSAPCQAQADLAAAAGRSLEYAASAGCPDPATAAICLRALPVDGLRKPVWYFNIGSDELTGPVTGSAAIPQAPLAAFGAGRAEPVPILIGTTRDEFTLFVALRYLRLGQRYVAADYPRLLAETFGADAAAVAAHYPIDRYGGVAQAYSAAVTDGAFACVSDRIAGELSGTGPVYAYEFNDRAAPAPEVMRTLPFPVGASHSLELRYLFDVGGAPPLSPAQQQLSDQMIGYWSAFVRTGDPAVEGQPGWPEFDGAGTPARMSLQADGSRVDNDYAHVHQCPFWAGLKEK; encoded by the coding sequence ATGCGATCGGGGCGGGGCGCCATCGCGTTGCTGGCAGTGCTGGCGATGCTGGTTGCAGGCTGTGTGCGTGGTGGCGGGCAGGCGCTGGCGCCGCCGCATCCCCTTGGGCCCACCGAGGGACACGTACAGGGCCCGGACCCGGCGCTCGTTCGCACCGCTGCCGGAACCCTGCGCGGCACAGTGGCATCCGACCACCGTTTGTTCGCCGGCATCCCCTACGGCGCCGCGCCGGTGGGGCCGTTGCGGTTCGCCGCGCCGGTTGCCGCTCCGGGCTGGCCGGGGGAGCGTGACGCCACCCGGCCCGGGCCCCGCTGCATCCAGGATCCCGATTCGGACCCCGAACGCGGAGCCAACACAGCGGAGGACTGCCTGAACCTGAACGTCTGGACGCCGCCGGTCTCGGGGGAGAAGCGACCCGTGATGGTGTGGATCCACGGCGGCGCGTTCGCGGGCGGCAGCAGCGGCATCTACGACGCGGGGCGGCTGGCAGCGGGCGGCGACATCGTCGTGGTCACGATAAATTACCGGCTCGGCACTCTGGGGTTCCTTGCCCACCCGGCACTGGGGATTGACGGCAACGTCGGCAACTATGGCCTGGCCGACCAGCAGGCCGCCCTTCGGTGGGTGCGGGACAACATCGCAGACTTCGGCGGCGATCCGGAAAAGGTCACTGTCGCCGGGGAATCCGCGGGCGGTATGTCGGTGTGCGACCATCTGGTGTCGCCCGGATCGGCGGGGTTGTTCCACGCCGCGATCCTGATGAGCGCGCCATGCCAGGCCCAGGCGGACCTTGCTGCCGCGGCCGGCCGCTCGCTCGAGTACGCGGCATCCGCCGGTTGTCCCGACCCCGCGACCGCGGCCATCTGCCTTCGGGCGCTGCCGGTGGATGGGCTGCGGAAACCGGTGTGGTACTTCAATATCGGCAGTGATGAGCTGACGGGCCCGGTCACCGGATCGGCCGCGATTCCGCAGGCGCCGCTGGCGGCCTTCGGCGCAGGCCGGGCCGAACCGGTGCCGATCCTGATCGGCACCACCCGCGACGAGTTCACGCTCTTCGTGGCGTTGCGCTATCTGCGGCTCGGGCAGCGTTACGTCGCGGCCGACTACCCGCGGCTGCTGGCCGAGACGTTCGGTGCCGATGCCGCAGCGGTGGCAGCGCACTATCCGATCGATCGGTACGGCGGTGTGGCGCAGGCGTATTCGGCGGCCGTCACCGACGGTGCCTTCGCCTGTGTGTCGGACCGGATCGCCGGTGAGCTGTCCGGCACCGGTCCCGTGTACGCCTACGAGTTCAATGACCGCGCCGCGCCCGCACCCGAGGTCATGCGGACCCTGCCCTTCCCGGTCGGGGCCAGTCACTCACTGGAGCTTCGCTACCTGTTCGATGTCGGCGGAGCGCCGCCGTTGAGCCCGGCGCAGCAACAGCTCTCGGACCAGATGATCGGCTACTGGAGCGCTTTCGTGCGCACCGGTGATCCCGCCGTCGAGGGTCAGCCCGGCTGGCCCGAGTTCGACGGCGCGGGGACGCCCGCCCGAATGTCGTTGCAGGCCGACGGCAGTCGCGTCGACAATGACTACGCGCATGTTCATCAATGCCCGTTCTGGGCGGGGCTGAAGGAGAAGTGA
- a CDS encoding cytochrome P450, which yields MSAPTMDDAAKVLADPTAYADDVRLHTALTHLRANNPVAWVDNAPYRPFWAITKHADIMAVERDNELFISEPRPLLATAAADDMAKQQLEAGMGLRTLIHMDDPHHRKVRTIGADWFRPKAMRDLKVRVDELAKRYVDKMRDIGPECDFVTAIAVDFPLYVIMSLLGLPEEDFARMHMLTQEMFGGDDEEYQRGKSLEDGLAVLMDFFAYFSALTASRRANPTEDLASAIANGTIDGEPLSDVDTASYYVIVASAGHDTTKDAISGGLHALIENPDQLAKLKAQPELMGTAVEEMIRWSTPVKEFMRTATADTVVRGTPIAKGDSVYLAYVSGNRDEDVFDDPHRFDVARDPNKHLAFGYGVHFCLGAALARMEMNSLFTELTGRLDSIELAGTPELSATTFVGGLKHLPVRYSLR from the coding sequence ATGAGCGCGCCGACGATGGATGACGCCGCGAAGGTGCTCGCCGACCCGACGGCCTATGCCGACGACGTACGCCTGCACACCGCACTGACCCATTTGCGCGCGAACAATCCGGTGGCCTGGGTGGACAACGCCCCCTACCGGCCTTTCTGGGCGATCACCAAACACGCCGACATCATGGCCGTCGAGCGGGACAACGAACTGTTCATCAGCGAGCCGCGGCCATTGCTGGCCACCGCCGCGGCCGATGACATGGCCAAGCAGCAACTCGAGGCCGGCATGGGCCTGCGCACGCTGATCCACATGGACGACCCGCACCACCGCAAGGTCCGGACCATCGGCGCAGATTGGTTCCGCCCCAAGGCAATGCGTGACCTCAAGGTCCGTGTCGACGAGCTCGCCAAGCGCTACGTCGACAAGATGCGCGACATCGGACCCGAGTGCGACTTCGTCACCGCGATCGCCGTCGACTTCCCGCTCTACGTGATCATGTCGCTGCTCGGACTGCCCGAGGAAGACTTCGCCCGCATGCACATGCTCACCCAGGAGATGTTCGGCGGCGACGACGAGGAGTACCAGCGGGGCAAGTCCCTGGAGGACGGCCTCGCGGTGTTGATGGACTTCTTCGCGTACTTCTCGGCGCTGACCGCATCGCGCCGCGCCAACCCGACCGAGGACCTGGCGTCGGCCATCGCCAACGGCACCATCGACGGGGAACCGCTGTCGGATGTCGACACCGCCTCGTACTACGTCATCGTCGCCAGCGCGGGACACGACACCACCAAGGACGCGATCTCGGGCGGCCTGCACGCCCTCATCGAGAATCCGGACCAGCTGGCCAAATTGAAGGCGCAGCCCGAGCTGATGGGCACCGCGGTCGAAGAAATGATCCGCTGGTCCACGCCGGTCAAGGAGTTCATGCGGACCGCCACGGCCGACACCGTCGTGCGCGGCACACCCATCGCCAAGGGCGACTCCGTCTACCTGGCCTACGTTTCCGGCAACCGCGATGAGGATGTTTTCGACGACCCACACCGGTTCGACGTCGCGCGGGATCCGAACAAGCACTTGGCATTCGGCTACGGCGTGCACTTCTGCCTGGGTGCAGCGCTGGCCCGGATGGAGATGAACAGCTTGTTCACCGAGCTGACGGGCCGGCTGGACTCGATCGAATTGGCCGGGACGCCAGAGCTTTCCGCCACCACATTCGTCGGCGGGCTCAAGCACCTGCCGGTTCGTTACTCGCTGCGCTGA
- a CDS encoding TetR/AcrR family transcriptional regulator — MTAESGDPRPARSRARLLEAATALLRSGGPSAVTVDAVTRAANVARATLYRHFPSGNDLLAAAFRALIPAAPMPQAEGSLRDRLIALVQAQADSIAEAPISITAMSWLALGGDMEQLPWRTGDSAEVRTLRERVAEHYAAPFEAIFDSPEAVAELGEVDRTQAAALLLGPIVLGKLSTLSEFDYSSCVRAAVDGFLATHRLPERPQRSE; from the coding sequence ATGACTGCCGAGAGCGGTGACCCGCGTCCGGCCCGGTCCCGGGCCCGACTGCTGGAGGCGGCGACGGCGCTGTTGCGCTCAGGCGGGCCCAGTGCGGTCACCGTCGATGCGGTCACCAGGGCCGCCAACGTGGCCAGGGCGACGTTGTACCGGCACTTTCCGAGCGGAAATGACTTGCTGGCAGCGGCATTTCGGGCGCTGATCCCGGCAGCGCCGATGCCGCAGGCCGAGGGTTCGTTGCGAGACCGGCTGATCGCGCTGGTGCAGGCGCAGGCCGACTCGATCGCGGAGGCGCCGATCAGTATCACCGCGATGTCATGGTTGGCGCTGGGCGGTGACATGGAGCAACTGCCCTGGCGGACGGGTGACAGCGCCGAGGTACGGACTCTGCGCGAGCGGGTGGCCGAGCACTACGCCGCACCGTTCGAGGCGATCTTCGACAGCCCCGAAGCCGTGGCCGAGCTCGGTGAGGTGGATCGCACGCAGGCGGCCGCGCTGCTGCTCGGCCCGATCGTGCTGGGCAAGCTCAGCACGCTGTCGGAATTCGACTACAGCAGCTGCGTGCGCGCCGCGGTGGACGGATTTCTGGCCACCCACCGACTGCCCGAGCGGCCTCAGCGCAGCGAGTAA
- a CDS encoding MFS transporter translates to MSHTLVESSQDIDPAMAYLSIRQRYWLLAVACMDVSIVVASMVALNAALPDIARQTTATQAQLTWVIDGYTLVLACLLLPAGAIGDRYGRRGALLAGLAVFILASAAPMVFDDPAQLIAARAVAGAGAAFIMPATLSLLTAAFPKSERNKAIGIWAGVVGSGAVFGFLITGGLLHFWGWQSIFATFALAGTGLFILTCTVPSSRDEDAASLDWIGAVLIGSAVAVFVLGVVEAPVRGWMHPLVWGCMGGGIALAAAFAVVELKRPHPLLDIRLFRQPDFATGAVGITFLFFANFGYFFVSMQYIQLVMGYSPIQTAIALCPLMLPVLALSATTHWYLPRLGLRVCVSAGLLLIAAGLMCMRLLELDSGYLDYAWPLMIISTGIGMCTAPTTSAIMGAVPDENQGVASAVNDTTREVGAALGIAVAGSILAANYQNHLGPKLTGLPAEVREPLLSSLAEALAVAPRLGPQGTAVADLAKQAFLDATNSAVLVMAVVLAVAAAFVGIWAPGRDGEQLRVVRRIRSRGTQQPGDRSWQWSRAGRGW, encoded by the coding sequence ATGTCGCACACCCTCGTCGAGTCCAGCCAGGATATCGACCCGGCCATGGCCTATCTGTCGATCAGGCAGCGGTACTGGCTGCTCGCGGTGGCCTGCATGGATGTCTCGATCGTCGTCGCATCGATGGTCGCGCTGAATGCCGCGCTGCCGGACATCGCCCGCCAGACCACCGCCACGCAAGCCCAACTGACGTGGGTGATCGACGGATACACCCTGGTGCTGGCCTGCCTGCTGCTGCCGGCCGGAGCCATCGGCGACCGCTACGGCAGGCGGGGCGCGCTGTTGGCCGGCCTCGCGGTGTTCATCCTGGCCTCGGCGGCACCGATGGTGTTCGACGACCCTGCCCAACTCATCGCGGCGCGCGCGGTGGCCGGGGCCGGCGCGGCCTTCATCATGCCGGCCACACTGTCCCTGCTGACCGCTGCTTTCCCGAAGTCGGAGCGCAACAAGGCGATCGGGATCTGGGCAGGCGTCGTCGGATCAGGGGCCGTTTTCGGCTTCCTGATCACCGGTGGCCTGTTGCACTTCTGGGGTTGGCAATCGATCTTCGCCACCTTCGCGCTCGCCGGAACGGGGTTGTTCATCCTGACCTGCACCGTGCCGTCGTCACGAGACGAAGACGCCGCGTCGCTGGACTGGATCGGCGCCGTCCTGATCGGCAGCGCAGTCGCGGTCTTCGTACTCGGGGTGGTCGAGGCCCCGGTGCGCGGCTGGATGCACCCGCTGGTCTGGGGGTGCATGGGCGGCGGCATCGCCCTGGCCGCCGCGTTCGCCGTGGTCGAACTCAAACGCCCGCACCCTCTGCTGGACATCCGGCTGTTCAGACAACCCGACTTCGCCACCGGGGCGGTGGGCATCACGTTCCTGTTCTTCGCGAACTTCGGCTACTTCTTCGTCAGCATGCAATACATCCAGCTCGTCATGGGATACAGCCCGATCCAGACCGCGATTGCCCTGTGCCCCTTGATGCTTCCGGTACTCGCCCTCAGCGCCACCACCCACTGGTACCTACCCCGACTCGGGCTGCGGGTCTGCGTGTCCGCCGGCCTGCTGCTGATCGCGGCCGGCCTGATGTGCATGAGACTGCTCGAACTCGATTCCGGCTACCTCGATTACGCCTGGCCGCTGATGATCATCAGCACCGGTATCGGCATGTGCACCGCCCCGACGACATCGGCCATCATGGGGGCGGTCCCCGACGAGAACCAGGGCGTCGCATCCGCGGTCAACGACACCACCCGGGAAGTCGGCGCCGCGCTCGGCATCGCCGTGGCCGGATCGATCCTGGCCGCCAACTACCAGAATCACCTGGGGCCCAAGCTGACCGGGCTACCGGCCGAAGTGCGTGAGCCGCTCCTGAGCTCGCTGGCCGAAGCGCTTGCGGTGGCACCCCGGCTCGGCCCGCAGGGCACCGCCGTTGCGGACCTGGCCAAGCAGGCATTCCTCGATGCGACGAACTCCGCCGTGCTCGTGATGGCGGTCGTGCTGGCAGTGGCGGCGGCGTTCGTGGGCATCTGGGCACCGGGCCGCGACGGGGAACAACTGCGCGTCGTCCGCCGGATCAGGTCGCGAGGAACTCAGCAGCCCGGTGACCGATCATGGCAATGGTCGCGTGCGGGCCGCGGCTGGTAA
- the mftG gene encoding mycofactocin dehydrogenase MftG yields the protein MTDVLIVGAGSAGSILAERLSSDPRCHVTVVEAGPAPSDPRVAAQITDGLRLPIGAASSVVRHFPSVLTENPPRHTEIIRGSVVGGSGAVNGGYFCRGLPTDFDTWAVPGWGWSDVLPHFRAIETDLDFDTALHGDSGPITVRRVNEFDGCTASFVEASTRSGFGWVDDLNGSDAGAVLPAGVGAVPLNINGGTRVGPGGAYLIPALERPNLELRTDTRVHRVLFRANRAVGVRCDDGSILHADRIVLCSGAIGSAHLLLLSGVGPPSDLETHGVEVVAGLPVGMHTVDHPEWVIPVSWLPTHDLPPLEAVLTTADGIEIRPYTAGFAAMVHGPGHDPAELPHLGVALMRPHSRGRVRLASADPAAAPVIEHRYDTVAEDVDALRRGAELARELVSHTAQVGEPSWSTSQHLAGTAPMGTGPDAVLDPTCRVLGVEGLWVVDGAIMPAITSRGPHATIAMIGHRAAEFLAT from the coding sequence TTGACAGATGTACTGATCGTCGGCGCCGGAAGCGCGGGTTCAATTCTGGCTGAACGGCTTTCCAGTGATCCGCGCTGTCATGTCACCGTCGTCGAGGCCGGTCCGGCGCCCAGTGATCCGCGGGTGGCGGCCCAGATCACCGACGGCCTGCGGCTGCCGATCGGGGCGGCCAGCTCGGTGGTCCGCCACTTCCCATCGGTGCTGACGGAGAACCCGCCGCGGCACACCGAGATCATCCGAGGGTCGGTCGTCGGCGGTTCGGGGGCGGTCAACGGCGGCTACTTCTGTCGGGGGCTGCCCACAGACTTCGACACCTGGGCGGTGCCCGGCTGGGGCTGGAGCGATGTGCTGCCGCACTTCCGGGCCATCGAGACCGATCTGGATTTCGATACTGCGCTGCACGGGGACAGCGGTCCGATCACGGTTCGGCGGGTTAATGAATTCGACGGCTGCACAGCATCATTCGTCGAAGCGTCCACCAGATCCGGGTTCGGGTGGGTCGACGACCTGAACGGCTCGGACGCCGGTGCGGTGCTGCCGGCCGGGGTTGGGGCGGTTCCGTTGAACATCAACGGCGGCACCAGAGTCGGGCCCGGCGGTGCCTATCTGATACCGGCCCTGGAGCGGCCCAATCTCGAATTGCGCACCGACACCAGGGTTCATCGGGTGCTGTTCCGGGCGAACCGGGCTGTCGGGGTGCGGTGCGATGACGGTTCGATACTGCACGCTGATCGAATTGTGCTGTGTTCCGGTGCAATCGGATCGGCGCATCTGCTGCTGCTGTCCGGTGTGGGGCCGCCTTCGGATCTCGAGACGCACGGCGTCGAGGTGGTGGCGGGGTTGCCGGTCGGCATGCACACGGTGGACCATCCGGAATGGGTGATTCCGGTGTCCTGGTTGCCCACCCATGACCTGCCGCCGCTGGAGGCCGTGCTCACCACCGCCGACGGGATCGAGATCCGCCCGTACACGGCTGGTTTCGCGGCCATGGTGCACGGTCCCGGGCATGATCCCGCCGAGCTTCCACACCTGGGTGTGGCCCTGATGCGGCCGCACTCGCGCGGGCGGGTCCGGTTGGCTTCTGCGGACCCGGCGGCGGCACCGGTCATCGAGCACCGTTATGACACGGTCGCCGAGGATGTCGACGCGCTGCGCCGGGGTGCCGAGCTGGCCCGCGAATTAGTCAGTCACACAGCGCAAGTCGGTGAGCCGTCGTGGTCGACATCGCAGCATCTGGCCGGCACCGCGCCGATGGGGACCGGGCCCGACGCGGTACTCGACCCGACCTGCCGGGTGCTGGGAGTCGAGGGTCTGTGGGTCGTGGACGGGGCGATCATGCCCGCCATTACCAGCCGCGGCCCGCACGCGACCATTGCCATGATCGGTCACCGGGCTGCTGAGTTCCTCGCGACCTGA